In Musa acuminata AAA Group cultivar baxijiao chromosome BXJ3-11, Cavendish_Baxijiao_AAA, whole genome shotgun sequence, one DNA window encodes the following:
- the LOC103970751 gene encoding NAC domain-containing protein 96 isoform X2, with the protein MAMTSLPPGFRFHPTDVELVSFYLKRKVMGKPFRFEAIAEVELYKFAPWDLREKSQLRSKDLEWYFFCPRDKKYPSGSRSNRATDIGYWKATGKDRPIIHNTSTVGMKKTLIFHEGKPLKGSRTDWVMYEYRLENREMADAGLVQDTFVLCKIFQKSGAGPKIGEQYGAPFNEEDWEDEASTENPFPLPCVSCPSQLPLDNQTIQLEPVSQQPAASSHIEVSSDPDLLVADGIFQEELAEVCNSSPRVENANATAFMMPDSAILDMNVNETSALDAEGMYNELENLSDQAIISGSTNHPENISSETALYPMLSELDSEQYVELNDILFTGISNLPDTIMLNDPFAWNPSAHFPNFQDLTYIPDPISYLNNEAITAMYDPLQAGPCIMGEQPSLNMQIEDCWEIISHLNAPVSEHEHYHPLQEFLHPASVAHSGDLSQP; encoded by the exons ATGGCTATGACCTCGCTTCCACCGGGCTTTCGTTTTCACCCAACTGATGTTGAACTTGTTTCGTTCTACTTGAAGAGAAAAGTAATGGGGAAGCCTTTCAGGTTTGAAGCTATTGCTGAAGTCGAATTGTACAAATTTGCCCCTTGGGATCTTCGAG AAAAATCGCAATTGCGTAGTAAAGATCTCGAATGGTATTTCTTCTGCCCTCGAGATAAAAAATATCCTAGTGGCTCTAGGTCAAATCGGGCAACTGATATTGGTTACTGGAAGGCTACTGGAAAGGATAGGCCTATCATTCATAACACTAGTACAGTTGGGATGAAGAAGACTCTAATTTTCCATGAAGGGAAGCCTCTAAAAGGCAGTAGGACTGATTGGGTGATGTATGAGTACAGACTAGAGAACAGAGAAATGGCTGATGCTGGATTGGTGCAG GACACATTCGTACTCTGCAAGATCTTCCAAAAAAGTGGTGCAGGTCCTAAAATCGGGGAGCAATATGGTGCACCATTTAACGAAGAGGATTGGGAGGATGAAGCATCTACTGAGAATCCTTTTCCTCTTCCTTGTGTGTCTTGCCCAAGTCAGTTACCATTAGATAATCAGACAATACAATTGGAACCTGTTAGTCAGCAACCTGCGGCTTCTAGTCACATTGAGGTGTCTTCTGATCCTGATCTTCTTGTTGCTGATGGAATATTTCAGGAGGAGCTTGCAGAGGTTTGTAATAGCTCTCCGCGCGTAGAGAATGCTAATGCCACGGCATTCATg ATGCCTGATTCAGCCATTCTCGACATGAATGTTAATGAAACCTCTGCACTGGATGCTGAAGGAATGTATAATGAATTAGAAAACCTCTCAGATCAGGCAATCATTTCTGGCAGTACCAATCACCCTGAAAACATTTCCAGTGAAACTGCCTTGTATCCTATGCTTTCAGAACTTGATAGTGAACAGTATGTGGAGCTGAATGATATTCTTTTTACTGGGATTAGTAACCTCCCTGATACCATCATGCTAAATGATCCATTTGCTTGGAATCCATCAGCTCATTTTCCCAATTTTCAGGATCTGACTTACATACCTGATCCAATCTCATACTTAAATAACGAAGCTATCACTGCTATGTATGATCCTCTTCAAGCAGGACCTTGTATCATGGGGGAACAACCTTCATTGAATATGCAG ATTGAAGATTGTTGGGAAATTATATCTCATCTGAATGCACCTGTTTCTGAACATGAACACTATCATCCTTTGCAAGAATTCCTCCATCCAGCGTCGGTAGCCCATTCTGGTGATCTGTCCCAACCATAG
- the LOC103970751 gene encoding NAC domain-containing protein 82 isoform X1: MAMTSLPPGFRFHPTDVELVSFYLKRKVMGKPFRFEAIAEVELYKFAPWDLREKSQLRSKDLEWYFFCPRDKKYPSGSRSNRATDIGYWKATGKDRPIIHNTSTVGMKKTLIFHEGKPLKGSRTDWVMYEYRLENREMADAGLVQDTFVLCKIFQKSGAGPKIGEQYGAPFNEEDWEDEASTENPFPLPCVSCPSQLPLDNQTIQLEPVSQQPAASSHIEVSSDPDLLVADGIFQEELAEMPDSAILDMNVNETSALDAEGMYNELENLSDQAIISGSTNHPENISSETALYPMLSELDSEQYVELNDILFTGISNLPDTIMLNDPFAWNPSAHFPNFQDLTYIPDPISYLNNEAITAMYDPLQAGPCIMGEQPSLNMQIEDCWEIISHLNAPVSEHEHYHPLQEFLHPASVAHSGDLSQP; this comes from the exons ATGGCTATGACCTCGCTTCCACCGGGCTTTCGTTTTCACCCAACTGATGTTGAACTTGTTTCGTTCTACTTGAAGAGAAAAGTAATGGGGAAGCCTTTCAGGTTTGAAGCTATTGCTGAAGTCGAATTGTACAAATTTGCCCCTTGGGATCTTCGAG AAAAATCGCAATTGCGTAGTAAAGATCTCGAATGGTATTTCTTCTGCCCTCGAGATAAAAAATATCCTAGTGGCTCTAGGTCAAATCGGGCAACTGATATTGGTTACTGGAAGGCTACTGGAAAGGATAGGCCTATCATTCATAACACTAGTACAGTTGGGATGAAGAAGACTCTAATTTTCCATGAAGGGAAGCCTCTAAAAGGCAGTAGGACTGATTGGGTGATGTATGAGTACAGACTAGAGAACAGAGAAATGGCTGATGCTGGATTGGTGCAG GACACATTCGTACTCTGCAAGATCTTCCAAAAAAGTGGTGCAGGTCCTAAAATCGGGGAGCAATATGGTGCACCATTTAACGAAGAGGATTGGGAGGATGAAGCATCTACTGAGAATCCTTTTCCTCTTCCTTGTGTGTCTTGCCCAAGTCAGTTACCATTAGATAATCAGACAATACAATTGGAACCTGTTAGTCAGCAACCTGCGGCTTCTAGTCACATTGAGGTGTCTTCTGATCCTGATCTTCTTGTTGCTGATGGAATATTTCAGGAGGAGCTTGCAGAG ATGCCTGATTCAGCCATTCTCGACATGAATGTTAATGAAACCTCTGCACTGGATGCTGAAGGAATGTATAATGAATTAGAAAACCTCTCAGATCAGGCAATCATTTCTGGCAGTACCAATCACCCTGAAAACATTTCCAGTGAAACTGCCTTGTATCCTATGCTTTCAGAACTTGATAGTGAACAGTATGTGGAGCTGAATGATATTCTTTTTACTGGGATTAGTAACCTCCCTGATACCATCATGCTAAATGATCCATTTGCTTGGAATCCATCAGCTCATTTTCCCAATTTTCAGGATCTGACTTACATACCTGATCCAATCTCATACTTAAATAACGAAGCTATCACTGCTATGTATGATCCTCTTCAAGCAGGACCTTGTATCATGGGGGAACAACCTTCATTGAATATGCAG ATTGAAGATTGTTGGGAAATTATATCTCATCTGAATGCACCTGTTTCTGAACATGAACACTATCATCCTTTGCAAGAATTCCTCCATCCAGCGTCGGTAGCCCATTCTGGTGATCTGTCCCAACCATAG